A single window of Streptomyces sp. NBC_00464 DNA harbors:
- a CDS encoding helix-turn-helix transcriptional regulator encodes MDDLDLAGFLRTRRSRVDPADVGIPTDSRRRVEGLRREEVAHLSGVSVDYYVRLEQGRATQPSEQVLDALARVLGLDETEREHLHRLARQRRRRAKAPGGRVRPEVLRVLDLVVDAPALIMDHRLDVLAGNRLAGLLYGRPVPGLNTARHLFLEETERGLYADWETCTLDAVGHLRLAAGRYPEDPRLASLIGELAMGSERFRRLWARADVRARTHGRKAYRHPLVGLLELHQENFALPDDSGMELLVLSAAPGSPAEDGLRLLAGLGEESGDARASVDARRVRE; translated from the coding sequence ATGGACGATCTCGATCTCGCGGGCTTCCTGCGGACCCGGCGCTCCCGGGTCGACCCGGCGGACGTCGGCATCCCGACCGACAGCCGGCGCCGGGTCGAGGGGCTGCGCCGCGAAGAGGTCGCCCACCTGTCCGGAGTCAGCGTCGACTACTACGTACGCCTGGAGCAGGGCCGGGCGACCCAGCCCTCCGAGCAGGTACTCGACGCGCTCGCCCGCGTCCTCGGCCTCGACGAGACCGAGCGCGAGCACCTTCACCGTCTCGCCCGGCAGCGGCGGCGACGCGCGAAGGCGCCGGGAGGGCGGGTGCGGCCGGAGGTGCTGCGCGTCCTCGACCTGGTCGTCGACGCACCCGCGCTGATCATGGACCACCGCCTGGACGTGCTCGCGGGGAACCGTCTCGCCGGGCTCCTCTACGGCCGGCCCGTGCCGGGGCTGAACACCGCCCGGCATCTCTTCCTGGAGGAGACCGAGCGCGGCCTCTACGCGGACTGGGAGACCTGCACGCTCGACGCGGTCGGGCACCTGCGCCTGGCGGCCGGCAGATATCCCGAGGATCCCCGCCTGGCCTCGCTCATCGGCGAGCTGGCGATGGGCAGCGAGCGCTTCCGCCGCCTCTGGGCCCGCGCGGACGTGCGCGCCCGCACCCATGGCCGCAAGGCGTACCGGCACCCGCTGGTCGGACTGCTGGAACTGCACCAGGAGAACTTCGCGCTGCCGGACGACTCCGGCATGGAGCTGCTGGTGCTGTCGGCGGCCCCCGGCAGCCCCGCGGAGGACGGGCTGCGCCTGCTCGCGGGGCTGGGCGAGGAAAGCGGTGACGCGCGGGCATCGGTGGATGCGCGTCGGGTCCGCGAATAG
- a CDS encoding class F sortase — MSARTQRERPSRRPFPRLLAAAGLIPAAAAALVLFLGSPLTEPRASDAPRSGAASTTTAPLPAPRPLRVDIPALHVSAPLVDLTLDDRGKLGVPDPAERNLAGWYRDGVTPGSPGTAVVVAHVDTPTGPAAFAGLDTLRPGATVDVRRTDRTVAAFRIYAIEEFEKSDFPSSRVYGPAKDAQLRLLTCGGAYDPAAGGYQSNVVAFARLVAIHPPESTLPGKNAPHDS; from the coding sequence TTGAGCGCCCGCACCCAGCGGGAACGGCCCTCACGGCGGCCGTTCCCGCGCCTGCTCGCGGCGGCCGGGCTGATCCCGGCCGCCGCGGCGGCACTCGTCCTGTTCCTGGGCTCCCCCCTGACGGAGCCCCGCGCCTCCGACGCCCCCCGGTCCGGCGCCGCGTCCACGACGACGGCGCCCCTGCCCGCCCCCCGCCCCCTCCGCGTCGACATCCCCGCCCTCCACGTCAGCGCGCCCCTGGTGGACCTGACCCTGGACGACCGGGGCAAGCTCGGCGTACCCGACCCGGCGGAGCGCAATCTGGCCGGCTGGTACCGGGACGGGGTGACACCGGGCTCCCCCGGCACCGCCGTCGTGGTCGCCCACGTCGACACCCCGACCGGCCCGGCCGCCTTCGCCGGACTCGACACGCTGCGCCCCGGCGCGACGGTCGACGTGCGCCGGACGGACCGGACGGTCGCGGCCTTCCGCATCTACGCGATCGAGGAGTTCGAGAAGAGCGACTTCCCCAGCAGCCGCGTCTACGGACCGGCGAAGGACGCCCAGCTCCGCCTCCTCACCTGCGGCGGCGCCTACGACCCGGCCGCGGGCGGCTATCAGTCGAACGTGGTGGCCTTCGCCCGCCTGGTGGCGATTCACCCCCCGGAATCAACCCTTCCGGGCAAGAATGCCCCTCATGACTCTTGA
- a CDS encoding TetR/AcrR family transcriptional regulator: protein MITSPSSLRRSESSRRATLEAALDLCTEKGYGRVTVEAIAARAGVSKKTIYRWWPSKSAVLLEAFTEAFVVATPFTDTGEIAADLRTHVTAAVRFLAEPPFGPAYAGILSELHHDDALAETVRTQLIDPRVEAAVARLRSAQEQGQIPPGADLRLAVEMLYGPLYYRHVLRRPVQDAEAVASLVGHVLRSLGAGAS from the coding sequence ATGATCACATCGCCGAGTTCGCTGCGCCGGAGCGAGAGCTCCCGCAGGGCGACGCTGGAGGCCGCCCTGGATCTGTGCACGGAGAAGGGGTACGGCCGCGTCACGGTCGAGGCCATCGCGGCCCGGGCCGGTGTCAGCAAGAAGACGATCTACCGCTGGTGGCCGTCGAAGAGTGCGGTGTTGCTGGAGGCGTTCACGGAGGCGTTCGTCGTCGCCACGCCGTTCACCGACACCGGCGAGATCGCCGCGGACCTGCGCACCCATGTGACGGCCGCGGTGCGATTCCTCGCCGAGCCGCCCTTCGGTCCCGCGTACGCCGGAATACTCTCCGAGCTCCACCACGACGACGCGTTGGCCGAAACGGTCCGCACACAGCTGATCGATCCCCGCGTCGAAGCGGCCGTCGCCCGGCTGCGCAGCGCACAGGAACAGGGCCAGATCCCGCCGGGCGCGGACCTGCGGCTGGCGGTGGAGATGCTGTACGGGCCGCTCTACTACCGCCATGTCCTGCGCCGGCCCGTGCAGGACGCGGAGGCGGTGGCGTCCCTGGTCGGGCACGTGCTGCGGTCGCTGGGGGCCGGGGCGAGCTGA
- a CDS encoding NAD(P)H-dependent oxidoreductase, translating into MKTLIVHAHPEPKSLNSSLKDLAVSTLEAAGHEVRVSDLYAMNWKPVVDAADYGPDASSPLRVARDSGRAFDAGTLTPDVRAEQEKLLWADTIIFQFPLWWYSMPAILKGWVDRVFTFHFAYGVGEHNDTKYGERFGEGTLVGRRALLSVTVGGQESHYAARGINGPIDDLLFPIQHGILYYPGIEVLPPFVLYGTDRMTDADFPDAAKAWEQRLLTLESTEPISFRRQNFGDYEIPSLHLKDGLEPAGRAGFGLHVRG; encoded by the coding sequence ATGAAGACGCTGATCGTCCACGCCCACCCGGAGCCGAAGTCGCTCAACAGCTCGCTGAAGGACCTCGCGGTGTCCACCCTGGAAGCCGCCGGCCACGAGGTGCGGGTGAGTGATCTGTACGCGATGAACTGGAAGCCGGTCGTGGACGCCGCGGACTACGGCCCCGACGCCTCCAGCCCGCTGAGGGTCGCCCGGGACTCGGGCCGGGCCTTCGACGCCGGAACGCTCACCCCGGACGTCCGCGCCGAGCAGGAGAAGCTGCTGTGGGCCGACACGATCATCTTCCAGTTCCCGCTGTGGTGGTACTCGATGCCCGCGATCCTCAAGGGCTGGGTGGACCGGGTGTTCACCTTCCACTTCGCGTACGGCGTCGGGGAGCACAACGACACCAAGTACGGCGAGCGCTTCGGCGAGGGCACCCTCGTGGGCCGCAGGGCCCTGCTGTCGGTGACGGTCGGCGGCCAGGAGTCGCACTACGCCGCTCGCGGGATCAACGGCCCCATCGACGACCTGCTGTTCCCGATCCAGCACGGCATCCTCTACTACCCGGGCATCGAGGTGCTGCCCCCGTTCGTGCTCTACGGCACCGACCGGATGACCGACGCGGACTTCCCGGACGCCGCCAAGGCCTGGGAACAGCGTCTGCTCACCCTGGAGTCGACCGAGCCGATCTCTTTCCGGCGCCAGAACTTCGGTGACTACGAGATCCCGTCACTGCACCTGAAGGACGGCCTGGAGCCGGCGGGCCGCGCGGGATTCGGGCTGCACGTGCGCGGCTGA
- a CDS encoding LolA family protein yields MAPNDSAGTNGTAAPGTKGAVVGRRKAVRYIVPFAVAGVAAATIGLVPALASSGDPDLPEITAQELIEKIAASDTQQLSGTVKISTDLGIPSLGGLAGSFMPDGAGDKGSASADPQTKLTELASGTHTLRVAADGPDKQRVSILDKASEYSLIHNGDQVWAYDSKSNAVYHAQNAGNAHDKAGRGKEQAAPDGVPTTPKALAEQALKAADGTTSVTVDGTAQVAGRDAYRLVIKPEQSGSTIGSITVAVDAENGVPLKFTLQPSGGGKAAVDAGFTSVDFGKPDASSFSFTPPKGAEVTEADEAEGHGKAEAEKAKGDLSALEGMNVIGKGWNTIAEIKTPGGAALPSAESGDVPAEAQQFLDALGDKVTGKFGSGTVFKTRLVNALMTDDGRVYVGAVTKDALVNAANNAG; encoded by the coding sequence ATGGCACCGAACGACAGCGCAGGCACCAACGGCACGGCAGCGCCCGGCACCAAGGGCGCCGTCGTAGGCCGTCGGAAGGCGGTGCGCTACATCGTCCCGTTCGCGGTGGCGGGGGTGGCGGCCGCGACGATCGGTCTGGTCCCGGCGCTCGCGAGCTCGGGAGACCCCGATCTGCCGGAGATCACCGCGCAGGAACTCATCGAGAAGATCGCCGCCTCGGACACGCAGCAGCTCTCCGGCACGGTGAAGATCAGCACCGACCTCGGCATCCCGTCGCTGGGCGGGCTGGCCGGCTCCTTCATGCCGGACGGCGCGGGCGACAAGGGCTCGGCGAGCGCCGACCCGCAGACCAAGCTGACGGAGCTGGCATCCGGCACGCACACCCTCCGGGTGGCCGCCGACGGCCCCGACAAGCAGCGGGTGTCCATCCTGGACAAGGCCTCCGAGTACAGCCTGATCCACAACGGGGACCAGGTCTGGGCGTACGACAGCAAGTCGAACGCGGTCTACCACGCACAGAACGCCGGGAACGCACACGACAAGGCCGGCCGGGGCAAGGAGCAGGCCGCCCCCGACGGCGTACCCACCACTCCGAAGGCCCTGGCCGAGCAGGCGCTGAAGGCCGCCGACGGCACCACGTCCGTCACGGTCGACGGCACCGCGCAGGTCGCCGGGCGTGACGCCTACCGGCTGGTCATCAAGCCCGAGCAGAGCGGCTCCACGATCGGCTCGATCACCGTCGCGGTCGACGCGGAGAACGGCGTACCGCTCAAGTTCACCCTGCAGCCCAGCGGCGGCGGCAAGGCGGCGGTCGACGCCGGGTTCACCTCGGTCGACTTCGGCAAGCCCGACGCGTCCTCGTTCTCCTTCACCCCGCCCAAGGGCGCCGAGGTGACCGAGGCGGACGAGGCCGAGGGACACGGGAAGGCCGAGGCCGAGAAGGCGAAGGGCGACCTGAGCGCGCTCGAAGGCATGAACGTGATCGGCAAGGGCTGGAACACCATCGCCGAGATCAAGACCCCCGGCGGGGCGGCCCTCCCGTCGGCGGAGTCGGGCGACGTACCGGCCGAGGCGCAGCAGTTCCTGGACGCCCTCGGCGACAAGGTCACCGGAAAGTTCGGCTCGGGCACGGTCTTCAAGACCCGCCTGGTCAACGCTCTGATGACGGACGACGGCCGCGTCTATGTCGGCGCGGTCACCAAGGACGCGCTGGTGAACGCGGCGAACAACGCCGGCTGA
- a CDS encoding peptide MFS transporter has product MSHTAADTEPTQPPPGDDHAFFGQPRGLMTLSGLEVWERFSFLGMQAILVLYFADTVANGGMGMEAGTAASVSAAYGTLVYLVSVAGGWLADRILGSYRAVLYGGILIAFGHYSMAVPTDTMTWVGLGLISAGTGLLKPNVATMVGKLYRTDDERRDAGFALYYMGINIGAFLGPLITGWLGDHASWHWGFSAAAFGMTLGLIQYVLGRRHLAGRKNAAEFPLAPGPMRRAIRLMVVGVLVVAALATALALAGWLTMDRFVDLLTIVSVIAPVVYFVVMFRSPRVTSEERGRLRPYVVLFLASVVFNFILFQAYSTMMLLASTNARTEIFGFHFPASWYASALGAFEVALAPVVAAVWAKMGPRQPHASNKIAFGVILGGLSFLLMVLPTSGHADDTYKMAAWWIVGSYLLLGLGDILLETSGMSATTKLAPKAFASQTMALWFLSLALANGIQAQIVKLYGEVSNPAYFGVNGAIAVVAGVAVIAAAPWLKRTMHPVH; this is encoded by the coding sequence TTGTCCCACACAGCCGCAGACACCGAGCCCACCCAGCCACCGCCGGGCGACGACCATGCCTTCTTCGGCCAGCCACGGGGCCTGATGACCCTGTCCGGCCTGGAGGTCTGGGAGCGGTTCTCGTTCCTCGGCATGCAGGCCATCCTGGTCCTCTACTTCGCCGACACCGTCGCCAACGGCGGCATGGGGATGGAGGCCGGCACCGCCGCGTCCGTCTCCGCCGCCTACGGCACCCTCGTCTACCTGGTCTCCGTGGCCGGCGGCTGGCTGGCCGACCGCATCCTCGGCTCGTACCGCGCCGTCCTGTACGGCGGCATCCTCATCGCCTTCGGGCACTACTCCATGGCGGTGCCCACCGACACCATGACCTGGGTCGGCCTGGGCCTGATCAGCGCCGGAACGGGCCTGCTCAAGCCCAATGTCGCCACCATGGTCGGCAAGCTCTACCGCACCGACGACGAGCGCCGCGACGCCGGCTTCGCCCTGTACTACATGGGCATCAACATCGGCGCCTTCCTCGGCCCGCTGATCACCGGCTGGCTCGGTGACCACGCGAGCTGGCACTGGGGCTTCTCGGCCGCCGCCTTCGGTATGACGCTCGGCCTGATCCAGTACGTACTGGGCCGCCGTCACCTGGCCGGGCGTAAGAACGCCGCCGAGTTCCCGCTGGCCCCCGGCCCCATGCGCCGGGCGATCCGGCTCATGGTCGTCGGCGTGCTCGTCGTCGCCGCGCTGGCCACCGCGCTGGCCCTGGCGGGCTGGCTCACCATGGACCGCTTCGTCGACCTGCTCACGATCGTGTCCGTGATCGCGCCGGTCGTGTACTTCGTGGTGATGTTCAGGAGTCCCCGGGTCACCTCGGAGGAGCGCGGCAGGCTGCGCCCCTACGTGGTGCTGTTCCTGGCCTCCGTCGTCTTCAACTTCATCCTCTTCCAGGCGTACTCGACGATGATGCTGCTCGCGTCGACCAACGCCCGCACGGAGATCTTCGGCTTCCACTTCCCGGCCAGCTGGTACGCCTCCGCGCTCGGCGCCTTCGAGGTGGCACTCGCTCCGGTGGTCGCGGCCGTCTGGGCGAAGATGGGGCCCCGCCAGCCGCACGCGTCCAACAAGATCGCGTTCGGGGTGATCCTCGGCGGGCTCTCGTTCCTGCTGATGGTCCTGCCCACCTCCGGGCACGCCGACGACACCTACAAGATGGCCGCCTGGTGGATCGTCGGCTCGTACCTGCTGCTCGGGCTCGGCGACATCCTGCTGGAGACCTCCGGCATGTCCGCCACCACGAAGCTCGCCCCGAAGGCGTTCGCCAGCCAGACGATGGCGCTCTGGTTCCTCTCGCTGGCCCTCGCCAACGGCATCCAGGCCCAGATCGTGAAGCTGTACGGCGAGGTCTCCAACCCCGCCTACTTCGGTGTCAATGGCGCTATCGCGGTGGTGGCCGGTGTGGCCGTCATCGCCGCCGCACCCTGGCTCAAGCGCACCATGCACCCCGTCCACTGA
- a CDS encoding VOC family protein has product MPLMTLDWKVVIDAADPHAQAGFWSAALGYEIEDNSPLVERLLGLGAVPEAITTTAHGRRAWLDLAAVRHPDDPHEEESGTGLGRRLLFQRVPEPKTVKNRLHLDLHAGPERRDAEVARLEKLGAKVLRKVAEPGGTWTVLSDPEGNEFCVQ; this is encoded by the coding sequence ATGCCCCTCATGACTCTTGACTGGAAAGTCGTCATCGATGCCGCCGACCCACACGCCCAGGCGGGCTTCTGGTCGGCGGCACTCGGCTACGAGATCGAGGACAACAGCCCCTTGGTCGAACGCCTCCTGGGCCTCGGAGCCGTACCGGAGGCGATCACGACGACCGCGCACGGGCGCCGGGCCTGGCTCGACCTGGCAGCGGTGCGGCACCCGGACGACCCCCACGAGGAGGAGAGCGGGACGGGACTGGGGCGGCGGCTGCTGTTCCAGCGCGTACCGGAGCCCAAGACGGTGAAGAACCGCCTCCACCTCGACCTGCACGCCGGACCGGAGCGCCGGGACGCGGAAGTGGCCCGGCTGGAGAAGCTGGGCGCGAAGGTGCTCCGCAAGGTGGCGGAGCCGGGCGGGACGTGGACGGTGCTCAGCGACCCGGAGGGCAACGAGTTCTGCGTGCAGTGA
- a CDS encoding HAD family hydrolase, giving the protein MPLPPAHALVATDLDGTLLRRDDTVSPRTRAALGLAAAAGARHLVVTGRPVPGVRALLAALDYRGLAVCGQGTQLYDAGAGRIVRAVTLDRELADAALGKIEAQVGPVFAAVDQDGAEGRTLIEPGYLMPHPALPAHRTLRRAELWAAPVIKVLIRHPELDDDTLAAAAHAAVGDLATVTLSGPGTVELQPYGVDKGAGIAAAAEHLGLDPSTAIAFGDMPNDLPMFRSCGYGVAMANAHPLLRAAADEVTLSHEEDGVAVVLERVFG; this is encoded by the coding sequence ATGCCTCTCCCGCCCGCACATGCCCTCGTCGCCACGGACCTGGACGGCACCCTGCTGCGCCGCGACGACACCGTGAGCCCCCGCACCCGCGCCGCGCTCGGCCTCGCCGCAGCCGCCGGAGCCCGGCACCTCGTGGTCACCGGGCGGCCGGTGCCGGGGGTACGGGCGTTGCTCGCGGCTCTGGACTACCGGGGGCTCGCGGTCTGCGGTCAGGGCACGCAGTTGTACGACGCCGGGGCGGGGCGCATCGTGCGCGCGGTCACCCTGGACCGGGAGTTGGCCGATGCCGCGCTCGGCAAGATAGAGGCGCAGGTGGGGCCCGTGTTCGCGGCGGTCGATCAGGACGGGGCCGAGGGCCGGACCCTGATCGAGCCCGGCTACCTGATGCCGCACCCCGCACTGCCGGCCCACCGGACCCTCCGACGGGCCGAGTTGTGGGCTGCCCCGGTCATCAAGGTGCTGATCCGGCACCCGGAACTGGACGACGACACACTGGCGGCCGCCGCCCACGCGGCCGTCGGCGACCTGGCCACCGTCACGCTGTCCGGTCCGGGGACGGTCGAGCTTCAGCCGTACGGGGTCGACAAGGGCGCCGGAATCGCGGCGGCCGCCGAGCACCTGGGCCTGGACCCCTCGACCGCGATCGCCTTCGGCGACATGCCCAACGACCTGCCGATGTTCCGTAGTTGCGGGTACGGCGTGGCGATGGCGAACGCCCACCCGCTCCTGCGGGCGGCGGCGGACGAGGTGACGCTGTCCCACGAGGAGGACGGGGTCGCGGTGGTCCTGGAGCGCGTCTTCGGCTGA
- a CDS encoding polyprenyl synthetase family protein, with protein MTVVGPFGLSVRDQALEAGVQAGLAAVESGLLDATKSEVPFITEAAQHLVRAGGKRFRPLLAMLAAQFGDADAPGVVPAAVVVELTHLATLYHDDVMDEADVRRGVDSANSRWGNSVAVLTGDFLFARASHILADLGPEAVRIQAEAFERLVTGQILETAGPRDGRDPVEHYLDVMRGKTGSLIAVACRFGAMMSGADESATDILTQYGERLGVAFQLADDVLDIASDSHESGKTPGTDLLEGIPTLPVLHLRAQAAADGKPDDLELVELLDSDLNEPGRLDEALRRLRAHPALDQARRDTVRYAQEARATLMPLPSCYAKDALEEMCDAVVHRAG; from the coding sequence GTGACCGTCGTCGGGCCGTTCGGACTGAGCGTGCGGGACCAGGCTCTTGAGGCCGGTGTCCAGGCCGGTTTGGCTGCTGTCGAGTCGGGGCTGCTCGATGCCACCAAGAGCGAGGTGCCCTTCATCACGGAGGCCGCACAGCACCTCGTGCGCGCGGGCGGCAAGCGGTTCCGGCCCCTGCTGGCGATGCTCGCCGCCCAGTTCGGTGACGCGGACGCCCCGGGCGTGGTGCCCGCCGCCGTGGTCGTCGAGCTGACGCACCTCGCGACGCTGTACCACGACGACGTGATGGACGAGGCCGACGTGCGGCGCGGAGTCGACAGCGCCAATTCCCGCTGGGGCAACTCGGTGGCCGTGCTGACCGGCGATTTTCTCTTCGCGCGCGCGTCGCACATCCTGGCCGACCTCGGCCCCGAGGCCGTCCGCATCCAGGCGGAGGCGTTCGAGCGCCTGGTCACCGGCCAGATCCTGGAGACCGCGGGCCCGCGTGACGGGCGCGACCCGGTCGAGCACTACCTCGACGTGATGCGCGGCAAGACCGGCTCGCTGATCGCCGTCGCCTGCCGGTTCGGCGCGATGATGTCCGGCGCCGACGAGTCGGCGACCGACATCCTCACCCAGTACGGCGAGCGCCTCGGCGTCGCCTTCCAGCTCGCCGACGACGTCCTCGACATCGCTTCCGACTCCCACGAGTCCGGCAAGACCCCCGGCACCGACCTCCTCGAAGGCATTCCGACCCTGCCCGTTCTCCACCTGAGGGCGCAGGCCGCGGCCGACGGCAAGCCGGACGACCTGGAGCTCGTCGAGCTGCTGGACAGTGATCTGAACGAGCCGGGCCGGCTCGACGAGGCGCTGCGCCGACTGCGCGCCCACCCGGCGCTCGACCAGGCACGACGCGACACGGTCCGGTACGCACAGGAGGCGCGGGCCACCCTCATGCCGCTGCCCTCGTGTTACGCCAAGGACGCCCTCGAAGAGATGTGCGACGCCGTGGTGCACCGCGCGGGCTGA
- a CDS encoding ABC transporter ATP-binding protein — MTGADTAPVIETQGLTKRYRGGQLAVDGLDLTVPGGSVFGFLGPNGSGKTTTIRMLMGLIDPTSGTASVLGHPMPGAARTVLPQVGALIEGPALYGFLSGRDNLVRYDRADPTADPRTRGARVGHALERVGLAAAAGKKARAYSLGMKQRLGLAAALLRPRRLLVLDEPTNGLDPQGMREIRALVRELAAEGTTVFLSSHLLDEIEQICTHAAVMARGRLITQGPVADLAAGTLGRLAVTTPDPADAARILKEHGITGITLDGDRVRTDAPDGSVELADLNAALVGAGVRVRSFGVERASLEDAFVALTGEGFDVAG; from the coding sequence ATGACAGGGGCCGACACCGCGCCCGTGATCGAGACGCAGGGGCTCACCAAGCGCTACCGGGGCGGCCAGCTCGCCGTCGACGGGCTCGACCTCACCGTCCCGGGCGGCAGCGTCTTCGGCTTCCTCGGGCCCAACGGCTCCGGGAAGACCACCACGATCCGGATGCTGATGGGCCTGATCGATCCGACGTCCGGCACCGCGAGCGTCCTGGGGCACCCCATGCCGGGCGCCGCCCGTACCGTGCTGCCCCAGGTCGGTGCGCTGATCGAAGGCCCCGCGCTGTACGGGTTCCTGAGCGGCCGGGACAACCTCGTGCGCTACGACCGGGCCGACCCCACCGCCGATCCGCGCACCCGCGGCGCCCGCGTCGGCCACGCCCTGGAGCGGGTCGGCCTTGCCGCGGCGGCCGGCAAGAAGGCCCGGGCGTACTCGCTGGGCATGAAGCAGCGCCTCGGTCTGGCCGCCGCCCTGCTCCGGCCCCGCCGACTGCTCGTCCTGGACGAACCGACCAACGGCCTCGACCCGCAGGGCATGCGGGAGATCCGCGCCCTGGTCCGGGAGCTGGCCGCCGAGGGCACCACGGTCTTCCTCTCCTCCCACCTTCTCGACGAGATCGAGCAGATCTGCACCCACGCCGCCGTCATGGCCCGGGGCCGGCTGATCACCCAGGGGCCCGTCGCCGACCTCGCCGCCGGCACACTCGGCCGGCTCGCCGTCACCACGCCGGACCCGGCCGACGCCGCCCGCATCCTGAAGGAGCACGGCATCACCGGCATCACCCTCGACGGCGACCGGGTGCGCACCGACGCCCCGGACGGCTCCGTCGAGCTCGCCGACCTGAACGCCGCGCTGGTCGGCGCCGGGGTCCGGGTCCGGTCCTTCGGCGTCGAGCGGGCCTCGCTGGAGGACGCCTTCGTCGCACTCACCGGAGAGGGATTCGATGTCGCAGGCTGA
- a CDS encoding ABC transporter permease, which yields MSQAELAPVRAGRARRNPLWTLGILRSELTTTLRRWRTLALLGVLAAVPVLIGIAVRIETADGSSTGPGGGGGGPAFLSQVTNNGLFLVFASLAATLPVFLPMAVGVIAGDAIAGEANAGTLRYLLVAPAGRTRLLLAKYASTLAFCLVATLVVAASALAVGALLFPVGEVTTISGTRIGFGEGLLRAGLVAVAVAASLIGFAALGLFVSTLTNSGIAAMAATVGVLITVQIVDTIPQLSGIHPYLFPHYWLSFADLMRAPVYWDDVLKNLELQALYAAVFGSAAWARFTAKDITA from the coding sequence ATGTCGCAGGCTGAACTCGCACCCGTCCGGGCCGGTCGGGCCCGGCGCAATCCGCTGTGGACGCTCGGCATCCTGCGCTCCGAACTGACCACCACCCTGCGCCGGTGGCGCACCCTGGCCCTGCTCGGCGTGCTGGCGGCCGTCCCCGTACTGATCGGGATCGCGGTCCGCATCGAGACGGCCGACGGTTCGTCGACCGGTCCCGGCGGGGGCGGGGGAGGACCCGCGTTCCTCTCCCAGGTGACCAACAACGGCCTCTTCCTGGTCTTCGCCTCCCTCGCGGCGACCCTCCCGGTCTTCCTCCCGATGGCGGTGGGCGTCATCGCGGGCGACGCGATCGCGGGCGAGGCCAACGCGGGAACGCTGCGCTATCTCCTGGTCGCGCCGGCCGGCCGGACCCGGCTGCTGCTCGCCAAGTACGCCTCCACCCTGGCCTTCTGCCTGGTCGCGACCCTCGTCGTGGCGGCCTCCGCACTCGCCGTGGGCGCGCTGCTCTTCCCCGTCGGCGAGGTCACGACGATCTCCGGGACCCGGATCGGCTTCGGGGAGGGGCTGCTGAGAGCGGGGCTCGTCGCGGTGGCGGTCGCGGCGTCACTGATCGGCTTCGCGGCACTCGGACTCTTCGTCTCGACCCTCACCAACAGCGGGATCGCGGCCATGGCGGCGACGGTCGGGGTGCTGATCACCGTGCAGATCGTGGACACCATTCCGCAGCTCAGCGGGATCCACCCGTATCTCTTCCCGCACTACTGGCTGTCCTTCGCGGACCTGATGCGCGCCCCCGTCTACTGGGACGACGTGCTGAAGAACCTGGAGCTGCAGGCGCTGTACGCGGCGGTGTTCGGCTCGGCGGCCTGGGCCAGGTTCACGGCGAAGGACATCACCGCCTGA